GGCTTCGACCGTGCCGAGTTCGTCGTCCACCCCGAGAATCCTCGCCCCGTTGGCGCTCACGACCTGCACGGCCTGCACCGGCGAGAGTCCGGCCTCAAGCAGAAGCTCGAAATTCCGCTGGTTCCCGAAGCCGGGGAGCGCGCCGCCGTTGCCCGTGGGATCGACCCCCGCCGCGAGCAACCCCCCGGCGTCGACGAACGCCTTCTCGAAACGCAGTTCGTTCCGGAAGTTCTCGGGATCGGGTCCCATCTCCTGGATGCGCCCGCGCTCGTCCAGGTACGCTTCTCGAAGGTCCGGAGCCATCAGCTCGAGCGTCCGCTCATCCACGACCGCACGGTCCGGGAAGAAGGCCTCGTAGACCGCGAGCGTGGCGGTGAGCCCCACTCCGGCCTCCACCATCGCCTCGATCGTCTCCTGCGCGATGGGTCCCGTGGGGTCCGAGCCGCCGGCCCGCTGCATGATGTTGCCGGGACAGCGGTCGGGCTCCTTCTCCGGCACGAAATCGGACGCCGTGAGCATCCCGTGCTCGAGGTTGTCGATCCCGAGCGCGACGGCCTCCTGGAAACTCACCGAGCACAGGTGCCCGGTGACGCGGAGACCCAGGCGGTGCGCCTCCTCGATCGCCGCCCCGAGTTCGGCGCTCCCGATCGACGTGTACGCCTTCACCCACGTCGCCCCCTCTTCCGCCCAGTACTCGACGAAGCGCCGCGCCTGTTCGGGAGAGGTCATGCGGGCCTGGTGCGGCGAGCCCGTCGAGCCGGTGATGTACGGCGCCGTGATGTGGATGCGGGGACCCGGCGAATCGCCGCGGTCGATCGCATCCTTCAGGTGGACGTCCGCGTAGGGAGTGAAGCTCCCGGTCGTGCGGATCGTCGTGACGCCGGAGCCGAGGTAGAGCCGCGGCGCGCTGAAGCCGAGCTGCACGCGCCGTCCCCCGACGGAGGTGTAGAACAGGTGGTCGTGCATGCCGACCATCCCGGGGATCACGGTGTGGCCGCCCAGATCGTGACGCTCCGCGCCCTCCGGGACGGGGACGGACGAGGCGGGGCCCACCGCGGCGATCCGGCCGTCGCGCAGCAGCACCGTCTGATCCTCGAGCACCGGGCCGCCGGTGCCGTCGATGACGCGTACGTGTTCGAGCGCCACGACCGGCCCCTCCACCGCGACGTAGGCGCGGGTCTGCTCGGACAGCCGGTCGTAGCTCTGCGCGGCGGCCGGCGCGGCGAGCCCCGCGGCGATGGCGAAGGCGAAAATCCCGTTTCGGGCACGACGATATTCGATCATCGGATCCCTACCATTCCTTTCACGGAGTCGATCAGCTTCTCCGAGTCGTAACCCACCCCGTCCTTGAACACGACCGTGACGTTCCTGATGATCGCGGAGTCCGATTCCAGGTCGCCATCGAGCACGATGAGGTCCGCGAGCTTTCCGGCCTCGATCGTCCCCAGTTCGTCGTCCACGCCCATGATCCGGGCGCCGTTCGCGCTCACGATCCGGACCGTCGTCGGGGCATCGAATCCCGCCTCGACGAGAAGCTCGTAGTTGCGCTGGTCCCCGAAACCCGCGATCGCGCCCCCGATCCCCGTCGGGTCCACGCCCGCCGCGAGCACGCCCCCGGCCTCGACGAAGCCGCGCTCGAACGCCATGTGCTTCTGGAGGTGCGCCTCCGTCATCGGCCAATCCGGGTTCGCCTCGATCGCGTCCACCGTCTCGAGGTAGTCCTCCCGCACCTCGGGAGCCATCGCCTCGAGCGTCCGATCGTCGAGGACCGCCCGCCCCTTCGTCATGGGCTCGATCACGGCCATCGTCGAGGTCATTCCCACATCGTTCTCTACCATGGAGAGGATGAGCGCCCGGGCGGTCTCCCCGCTCGGGTCCCCCTCCTCACCGACCGTGACCATGGAATTCGGCGGACACTCGTCGGGCCGCTTCCGCGGGTCGAAGTCCGTCGCCGTCCCGAAGCCGTGCTCGATGTTGTCCATCCCCATGTCGACGGCTTCCTGGAAGGTGATCGAACAGATGTGGCCCGTGACCCGAAGGCCCTGCGCGTGCGCCTCCTCGATGACGGCGGCGAGTTCGGCGCGGCGGATCGTCGTGTACGCCTTGATCCAGGAGGCGCCCTCCCCGGCCCAGTAGCGGACGAAGCGGCGCGCTTCCTCGGGCGAGTTCACCTGCGCCATGTCCCCGAGCGCCGGGTTGGGTCCGGTGACGTACGGCGCGGTGACGTGCATGCGGGGGCCCGGCGCGAGCCCGCGTTCGATGTTCGACTTCACGTTGAGGTCCGCGTAGGGCGAGACGCTGCCCGTCGTGCGGATCGTCGTGACCCCCGCCGCGAGATAGAGACGCGGGGAGGAGATGTTGCCCTGGGCCATCCGGCCCCCGGCGCCCATGAAGAACATGTGGTTGTGGAGCCCGATCATTCCCGGGATCACGGTGTGTCCCGGCAGCTCGTGGACCTCGGCTCCCGACGGGATCTCCACCGTGCCCGACGGACCGGCCGCGGCGATGCGGTTCCCCTCGATCACGACCGTCTGGTTCGTCCGTCCGGCGGCGCCGGTACCGTCGATGACCTTCACGCCGACGAGCGCGACGGTCGGGCCGGCGATGGATACGAACTCGGAGGTCGCCTCGTCGAGTTCGGCCGCGGACTGCGCGGGCAGGTGGACCGGGGCGAGAAGGGCCGCGAGCGCGACGGGGGCCGCGATGAACTTTCTCATGGGAGACTCCTGTGAGTTGGGCCGTTCGGGGCCCGAAAAACCTACCGCGTCACGGCTCCACCGTGAACACCATCTTCATGCCCGCCTCCAGGTGCTCGGCGATGTGGCAGTGCAGCATCCAGTCGCCGGGGTTGGAGAGTTCGAGCAGGAGGTCGAGCGAACCGCCCACGGGGACGACGGCCGTGTCCTTCCAGGCGAGGTTGTCGTGCGCCACGCCGTTCGTGGCGAGGACGAGGAAGCGCTGGCCGTGGATGTGGATCGGGTGCTGCATCTGGTGCAGCGTCTCCCGACGGCTCCGGATCCTCAGCTTGACGACGTCGCCCACGCGGAAGGTCCACCGGATCGCCTCGTTCTCGAGCCCGGTGGAAGGTTCGCGCAGCGTCCACGACACGTTTTCCGGCGTCGACATCAGGTTCATCATCGGCATCGTCCCCGACCACTCGATCGGGTGGAAGTACGCCGAATCCACCTGCATGAGACGCTCGACGACGAGGGGGAGGCCCTGCGTCGACATGTCGAGTTCCAGCTCGAGGTCCACCGGCCCGTCGAAGAGGGGTCGGTGCGGCGCGATCTCGTCCTGCGCGCGCCCGTTCCCCCGCAGCGCCTCGAAGGTCGCGGTCAGCTCCGGCGCCGCGTCCGCCGCGCCGACGCGGACGACGCCCAGCGTGTCCTCTTCCGGGAAGAAGGCGCCGTTGATGTGGTCGATCCCCTGCACCCGGTTCAGCAGCGGAACCTCCCCGCTCTCGGGGAAGGCGACGTGCACGATGTAGCGCTCCGCCGGCGCCATGACGACGCTCTCGACCCACGCCT
This is a stretch of genomic DNA from Candidatus Palauibacter polyketidifaciens. It encodes these proteins:
- a CDS encoding amidohydrolase family protein, with the translated sequence MIEYRRARNGIFAFAIAAGLAAPAAAQSYDRLSEQTRAYVAVEGPVVALEHVRVIDGTGGPVLEDQTVLLRDGRIAAVGPASSVPVPEGAERHDLGGHTVIPGMVGMHDHLFYTSVGGRRVQLGFSAPRLYLGSGVTTIRTTGSFTPYADVHLKDAIDRGDSPGPRIHITAPYITGSTGSPHQARMTSPEQARRFVEYWAEEGATWVKAYTSIGSAELGAAIEEAHRLGLRVTGHLCSVSFQEAVALGIDNLEHGMLTASDFVPEKEPDRCPGNIMQRAGGSDPTGPIAQETIEAMVEAGVGLTATLAVYEAFFPDRAVVDERTLELMAPDLREAYLDERGRIQEMGPDPENFRNELRFEKAFVDAGGLLAAGVDPTGNGGALPGFGNQRNFELLLEAGLSPVQAVQVVSANGARILGVDDELGTVEAGKLADLIVLNGDPGSDPSAIRAVRWVFKDGVGYDSRELVQATRGLVGIR
- a CDS encoding amidohydrolase family protein, with product MRKFIAAPVALAALLAPVHLPAQSAAELDEATSEFVSIAGPTVALVGVKVIDGTGAAGRTNQTVVIEGNRIAAAGPSGTVEIPSGAEVHELPGHTVIPGMIGLHNHMFFMGAGGRMAQGNISSPRLYLAAGVTTIRTTGSVSPYADLNVKSNIERGLAPGPRMHVTAPYVTGPNPALGDMAQVNSPEEARRFVRYWAGEGASWIKAYTTIRRAELAAVIEEAHAQGLRVTGHICSITFQEAVDMGMDNIEHGFGTATDFDPRKRPDECPPNSMVTVGEEGDPSGETARALILSMVENDVGMTSTMAVIEPMTKGRAVLDDRTLEAMAPEVREDYLETVDAIEANPDWPMTEAHLQKHMAFERGFVEAGGVLAAGVDPTGIGGAIAGFGDQRNYELLVEAGFDAPTTVRIVSANGARIMGVDDELGTIEAGKLADLIVLDGDLESDSAIIRNVTVVFKDGVGYDSEKLIDSVKGMVGIR